One Campylobacter concisus DNA segment encodes these proteins:
- a CDS encoding YrzE family protein, whose protein sequence is MSYQDILDEKDESVRNAKKFVNFLKANFSNCEIRSSKQARLIALLNEENDLFDRLNRTNFNEVSKRLGEIKEQITLVILDIKDDIIKDFGEQNYEIYKRALSKEPEELEKVKNELLLNSFFESHLGEHSANLKANFIKECVANFFKHSNFIVPIISVLCYFLYFGFEVGYFPSLDSSEMIFTGILLFCATAFITVFEILVLVFVSFLYQNDDKKHKFKKPKFLFFYNSNFIYILTLISFAILAFAGYKLNYGWSTILSMFLLSYVGVNLAVFFKDRSKFIIYLLSFLMILLFIISVIILKNGGLLALWILFCSFMLSFILGASSIKETRDFSFVFYTALSLMIVSNSLLFIKYTAKTFNIGDVDYKFLLVDKSALKALPSSLCDAKDKEQTPCEIDEKAVKIYDVKSLCNIGKFYYLQTRDGVKFELDSSKVISRVKEK, encoded by the coding sequence TTGAGCTACCAAGACATTTTAGATGAAAAAGATGAGAGCGTTAGAAACGCTAAAAAATTTGTAAATTTTTTAAAGGCAAATTTTTCAAACTGCGAGATAAGAAGCAGCAAACAAGCGCGTTTGATCGCTCTTTTAAACGAAGAAAACGACCTTTTTGATAGGCTAAATAGGACAAATTTTAATGAAGTTTCAAAAAGACTCGGCGAGATAAAAGAGCAGATCACTCTTGTTATTTTGGATATCAAAGATGATATCATAAAGGACTTTGGTGAGCAAAACTATGAAATTTACAAAAGGGCGCTCTCAAAAGAGCCAGAGGAGCTTGAAAAGGTCAAAAATGAGCTACTTTTAAACTCGTTTTTCGAGAGCCATTTGGGCGAGCACTCGGCAAATTTAAAGGCAAATTTCATAAAAGAGTGCGTTGCAAATTTCTTCAAACACTCAAATTTCATAGTGCCTATCATCAGCGTGCTTTGCTACTTTTTATATTTTGGTTTTGAGGTCGGATATTTTCCGAGTTTAGATAGCTCGGAGATGATATTTACAGGCATCTTGCTATTTTGCGCAACCGCATTTATCACTGTTTTTGAGATATTGGTCCTCGTTTTTGTCTCATTTTTGTACCAAAACGACGATAAAAAGCATAAATTTAAAAAGCCAAAATTTCTATTTTTTTATAACTCAAATTTCATCTACATTTTAACGCTCATCTCTTTTGCTATTTTGGCCTTTGCAGGCTACAAGCTAAACTACGGCTGGAGCACTATCTTGTCGATGTTTTTACTTTCCTACGTTGGAGTAAATTTGGCAGTTTTCTTTAAAGATAGATCAAAATTTATCATCTATCTTCTGTCATTTCTCATGATTTTACTCTTTATAATTTCAGTTATTATCTTAAAAAATGGCGGACTTTTGGCACTTTGGATACTCTTTTGCTCGTTCATGCTCTCTTTTATACTGGGCGCTTCTAGCATCAAAGAGACAAGGGATTTTTCATTTGTTTTCTACACTGCACTTTCGCTTATGATCGTTTCAAACTCGCTTTTGTTTATAAAATACACAGCAAAAACCTTTAACATAGGCGACGTGGATTATAAATTTTTACTTGTGGATAAAAGTGCGTTAAAGGCGCTACCAAGCTCACTTTGTGATGCAAAAGACAAAGAGCAAACGCCTTGTGAGATAGATGAAAAAGCGGTTAAAATTTATGATGTGAAGTCGCTTTGCAATATCGGTAAATTTTACTACCTTCAGACAAGAGACGGAGTGAAATTTGAGCTTGACTCAAGCAAGGTCATATCAAGGGTTAAAGAGAAGTAG
- the ccoG gene encoding cytochrome c oxidase accessory protein CcoG, with product MSKDVHLTYAKRRYIFFACITLFVFILPFIRINDAQLFLLSFDKSRVDLFFTKFDMQELYLLPFLFITLFLSIFFLTTLAGRVWCGWSCPQTIFRAVFRDLLQTKILKIRKNIQNKQNEPQGQIVKRALAVGIWCVLALIIAANFMWFFVPPFEFLAYISEPSEHKILLAFWLSIAAWLVYDVVILKENFCVYVCPYARVQSVMFDSDTIQVIYNQKRGGVIYDGREKFKKPKEEGALCTGCEACVRICPTHIDIRKGMQLECINCLECSDACAKVMGHFNESSLIEWRSINSQNENKKVKIFRFRTVAYLVILCVVLIAAALMSGKKESMLLNINRTSELYKVLDQGEVENSYVFLVQNTQNKEHTFFFEIDDKSIEISRPNRPFTLKAGAKQKVIVTLKSKNENTSEKDLLKHINIKAYATDEPTISVQRASTFIYPKR from the coding sequence ATGTCAAAGGATGTTCATCTTACCTACGCCAAGAGGCGTTACATTTTTTTCGCCTGTATCACGTTATTTGTATTTATTTTGCCATTTATCAGGATAAACGACGCGCAGCTATTTTTGCTGAGCTTTGATAAGAGCAGAGTTGATCTATTTTTTACAAAATTTGACATGCAAGAGCTATATTTGCTGCCGTTTTTGTTTATCACTTTGTTTTTAAGCATATTTTTCCTAACGACGCTTGCAGGGCGCGTCTGGTGTGGCTGGAGCTGTCCGCAGACCATTTTTAGAGCGGTCTTTCGTGACCTTTTGCAAACTAAAATTTTAAAGATCAGAAAAAATATCCAAAACAAACAAAATGAGCCACAAGGTCAAATTGTTAAGCGTGCATTAGCAGTTGGAATTTGGTGCGTTTTAGCTCTTATTATAGCGGCAAATTTCATGTGGTTTTTTGTGCCACCATTTGAGTTTTTAGCCTATATAAGCGAGCCAAGCGAACATAAAATTTTACTTGCATTTTGGCTTAGCATCGCTGCTTGGCTAGTCTATGACGTGGTCATTTTAAAAGAGAATTTCTGCGTCTATGTCTGCCCTTATGCGAGAGTGCAGTCAGTTATGTTTGATAGCGACACGATACAAGTCATCTACAATCAAAAAAGAGGCGGCGTCATATATGATGGCCGGGAGAAATTTAAAAAGCCAAAAGAAGAAGGCGCGCTTTGTACTGGGTGCGAGGCCTGCGTGAGGATATGCCCAACGCACATAGATATAAGAAAGGGCATGCAGCTTGAGTGTATAAACTGCCTTGAGTGCAGTGACGCGTGCGCTAAAGTGATGGGGCACTTTAACGAAAGTTCGCTTATAGAGTGGAGAAGTATAAATTCTCAAAATGAAAATAAAAAGGTGAAAATTTTTAGATTTAGAACGGTTGCTTATCTTGTCATTTTGTGCGTAGTTTTGATAGCTGCGGCGCTGATGAGCGGCAAAAAAGAGAGCATGCTTTTAAATATAAATAGAACTAGCGAGCTTTACAAGGTTTTAGATCAAGGTGAAGTTGAAAATTCTTACGTCTTTTTGGTGCAAAATACCCAAAATAAAGAGCATACATTTTTCTTTGAGATAGATGATAAAAGTATAGAAATTTCGCGTCCAAATAGGCCTTTTACGCTAAAAGCTGGCGCAAAACAAAAGGTCATCGTCACGCTAAAATCAAAAAATGAAAATACAAGCGAAAAAGATCTTTTAAAACATATAAATATAAAAGCTTACGCGACTGACGAGCCAACTATCAGCGTGCAAAGAGCCAGCACCTTTATCTATCCTAAAAGATGA
- a CDS encoding D-2-hydroxyacid dehydrogenase, whose amino-acid sequence MKIVCLDAATLGENVDLSVFKKFGEFISYQKTKSDEVVPRLKGVDIVITNKVVIDKAVMDALNLKLICISATGMNNVDLEHAKAKNIAVKNVAGYSTASVVQHTFALLFELTNRIKFYDEYVKNGEWVKSEIFTYLGADISEIAGKEFGIIGLGEIGRGVAAVARAFGAKVSYYSTSGANKNSEFKQKSLDELLRSSDIISIHAPLNEKTRNLLGINKINLLKDDVIVLNLGRGGIVDEAAMARAIYERNLRFGTDVLESEPMSENSPFLNVKKKSNLLITPHVAWGSLEARKRLISLIVKNIEEFIKG is encoded by the coding sequence ATGAAGATCGTTTGTTTAGACGCGGCCACGCTTGGCGAAAACGTTGATCTTAGTGTTTTTAAGAAATTTGGCGAGTTTATCAGCTACCAAAAAACTAAAAGCGATGAGGTCGTGCCACGTCTAAAGGGTGTTGATATCGTCATCACAAACAAGGTCGTCATCGACAAAGCCGTGATGGACGCGCTAAATTTAAAGCTTATCTGCATAAGCGCAACTGGTATGAACAATGTCGATCTAGAGCATGCAAAAGCTAAAAACATAGCCGTTAAAAACGTCGCTGGCTACTCAACCGCAAGCGTCGTGCAGCACACATTTGCCTTGCTTTTTGAGCTAACAAATCGCATAAAATTTTATGATGAGTACGTAAAAAACGGCGAGTGGGTGAAGAGTGAAATTTTCACCTATCTTGGCGCAGATATCAGCGAGATCGCTGGCAAAGAATTTGGCATCATCGGACTTGGTGAGATAGGACGCGGCGTGGCGGCAGTGGCACGTGCATTTGGCGCAAAGGTAAGCTACTACTCGACAAGCGGAGCAAATAAAAATAGCGAATTTAAGCAAAAAAGCCTAGACGAGCTACTAAGAAGCAGTGACATCATCAGCATCCACGCACCGCTAAATGAAAAGACTAGAAATTTACTAGGTATAAACAAGATAAATTTACTAAAAGATGATGTGATAGTGCTAAATTTAGGACGTGGAGGCATAGTGGATGAAGCGGCGATGGCAAGGGCGATATATGAGAGAAATCTGCGTTTTGGCACCGACGTTTTGGAGAGTGAGCCGATGAGCGAAAATAGCCCATTTTTAAATGTAAAAAAGAAGTCAAATTTACTCATCACACCGCATGTAGCATGGGGTAGCTTGGAGGCCAGAAAACGGCTGATCTCGCTCATAGTTAAAAATATAGAAGAATTTATAAAAGGATAG
- a CDS encoding UPF0323 family lipoprotein, giving the protein MKHIKKIATYAAVGGFGAIIMAGLAGCGSDDGGNENALNEVAQKNGAFVIIEESAPGVYKILEEYPSTETRVVLKDMNGTERVLSKDEIDKLLAQANAKIDNNTSNLTRTSDAQLSSGGLSLGETILASAAGAILGSWIGSKLFGNQNFQANRQSTYKNPSAYTRSVDSFNKQKAANSAARSSGGKSGFFGGGSKSGSSSSSFGG; this is encoded by the coding sequence ATGAAACATATTAAAAAAATAGCTACTTATGCTGCGGTTGGAGGATTTGGTGCCATTATCATGGCTGGACTTGCTGGTTGCGGAAGCGACGATGGTGGTAATGAAAACGCACTAAACGAAGTTGCGCAAAAAAATGGCGCCTTTGTCATCATCGAAGAGAGCGCGCCTGGCGTTTATAAAATCTTAGAAGAGTACCCAAGTACCGAAACTAGGGTCGTGCTAAAAGATATGAACGGCACTGAGCGCGTGCTTAGCAAAGATGAGATCGATAAGCTTCTAGCGCAAGCAAACGCAAAGATCGACAACAACACTTCAAATTTGACAAGAACTAGCGACGCACAGCTAAGTAGCGGCGGGCTAAGTCTTGGCGAGACGATCCTTGCCTCAGCAGCTGGCGCGATACTTGGTAGCTGGATAGGCAGTAAGCTCTTTGGCAACCAAAATTTCCAAGCAAATCGCCAAAGCACATATAAAAATCCAAGTGCCTACACAAGAAGCGTCGATAGCTTTAATAAGCAAAAAGCGGCAAATTCTGCTGCAAGAAGCAGCGGTGGTAAGAGTGGATTTTTCGGTGGTGGCTCAAAGTCAGGCTCTAGCTCATCAAGTTTTGGAGGCTGA
- a CDS encoding glutathionylspermidine synthase family protein — protein MINLRKITPLNNEFMEKIGFAWHTDNDNSSYIADEIVQVSEKEANAYYEAANELYDMYVNAAQHVIDNNLFHEIGIPFNLVDIIKNSWENDVHWHLYGRFDLAGGLDGKPIKLIEFNADTPTAVFETAIIQWAMLKLNHMDEAAQFNDLYESLKQNFKRLITLGDEDADFDELYEGWGILFSSIAGSIEDEQTVKLLQYIAKEAGFKTDFAYVDEVVFDDNEGIFKGEENFEYWFKLVPWESIAIDEGELALILSNIVKNQKAIIINPAYTLLFQSKGILKILWDLYPNHPLLLETSNEPLKGKKYVKKPVFGREGANVSIYDENGAQIASNDGEYDSNKAIYQEFYEFNQDEGGESYQAGVFYAYEACALGYRKGGKILDNYSKFVGHFIKD, from the coding sequence ATGATAAATTTAAGAAAAATCACCCCGTTAAATAACGAATTTATGGAGAAAATCGGCTTTGCATGGCATACAGATAACGACAACAGCTCGTATATCGCAGATGAGATCGTGCAGGTAAGCGAAAAAGAGGCAAATGCCTACTACGAGGCGGCAAACGAGCTATATGATATGTATGTAAATGCCGCTCAGCACGTGATCGACAACAACCTTTTTCACGAGATAGGCATACCATTTAACCTTGTTGATATCATAAAAAATAGCTGGGAAAATGACGTTCACTGGCACCTTTACGGCAGGTTTGACCTAGCTGGCGGGCTTGATGGTAAGCCTATAAAGCTCATTGAGTTTAACGCCGACACGCCAACGGCAGTTTTTGAGACGGCGATCATCCAGTGGGCGATGCTAAAGCTAAATCACATGGACGAAGCAGCCCAGTTTAACGACCTTTACGAGTCGCTAAAGCAAAATTTCAAACGCCTTATCACGCTTGGCGACGAAGATGCGGACTTTGACGAGCTTTACGAGGGCTGGGGGATACTCTTTAGCAGCATCGCTGGCAGTATCGAGGACGAGCAGACCGTAAAACTTCTGCAATACATCGCAAAAGAGGCTGGCTTTAAAACAGACTTTGCCTACGTAGATGAGGTCGTTTTTGACGATAATGAGGGCATTTTTAAAGGTGAAGAAAATTTCGAGTATTGGTTCAAGCTTGTCCCTTGGGAGAGCATAGCGATCGATGAGGGCGAGCTAGCTCTAATACTCTCAAACATCGTCAAAAATCAAAAAGCTATTATCATAAATCCAGCCTACACGCTGCTTTTCCAAAGCAAAGGGATTTTAAAAATCCTTTGGGATCTTTATCCTAATCACCCGCTCTTGCTTGAGACCTCAAACGAGCCGCTAAAAGGTAAAAAATATGTGAAAAAGCCGGTATTTGGCAGAGAAGGTGCAAACGTCTCTATATACGATGAAAACGGCGCACAAATAGCAAGCAACGATGGCGAATACGACTCAAACAAAGCCATCTATCAAGAATTTTACGAGTTTAACCAAGATGAGGGGGGCGAGAGCTACCAAGCAGGCGTATTTTACGCTTATGAGGCATGCGCGCTTGGATATAGAAAGGGCGGTAAAATTTTAGATAACTACTCTAAATTTGTAGGACATTTCATTAAGGATTAA
- a CDS encoding YajQ family cyclic di-GMP-binding protein encodes MASEHSFDISAEVDMMEVKNALETAKKEITARYDFKGLAAEVELNEKEKFITLLSSSDNKIDALKDIVISKLIKRNIPPVAITETKREPASGGNLKATLKLNDTLDGENSKKITKAIKDSKIKVSAQIRGEEIRVTSKSIDDLQECIKLVRGLNLELPISFKNLK; translated from the coding sequence ATGGCAAGCGAACACAGCTTTGATATAAGTGCTGAGGTCGATATGATGGAGGTTAAAAACGCTCTTGAAACGGCTAAAAAAGAGATCACTGCGAGGTATGACTTTAAGGGACTTGCGGCCGAAGTAGAGCTAAATGAAAAAGAGAAATTTATAACGCTTCTTAGCTCAAGCGACAACAAGATAGATGCGCTAAAAGACATCGTGATCTCAAAGCTCATCAAGCGCAACATCCCACCAGTTGCGATCACAGAGACAAAAAGAGAGCCAGCAAGCGGAGGGAATTTAAAAGCGACGCTAAAGCTAAACGACACGCTTGATGGCGAAAACTCAAAAAAGATCACCAAAGCGATTAAAGACTCAAAGATCAAGGTGAGCGCGCAGATCAGGGGCGAAGAGATCAGGGTGACAAGCAAAAGCATAGATGATCTGCAGGAGTGTATAAAGCTGGTGAGGGGGTTGAACTTGGAGCTCCCAATTAGCTTTAAAAACCTAAAATAA
- the rpsU gene encoding 30S ribosomal protein S21, with amino-acid sequence MPGIKVHPNESFDEGYRKFKKQTDRNLVVTEARARRFFEPKTEIRKKQKIAARKKMLKRLYMLRRYESRL; translated from the coding sequence TTGCCTGGTATTAAGGTACATCCTAACGAGTCATTTGACGAGGGTTACAGGAAGTTTAAAAAACAAACTGACCGTAACTTAGTCGTAACTGAAGCAAGAGCTAGACGTTTCTTTGAGCCTAAAACTGAGATCCGCAAGAAACAAAAAATTGCAGCTCGCAAGAAAATGCTTAAACGTCTTTATATGCTTAGACGCTACGAGTCAAGACTCTAA
- a CDS encoding TetR/AcrR family transcriptional regulator — MAISEKGKKRYELIVKTALELFLKNGYEKTSLSDIVAISGGSLASIYTFFENKEGLFKAIIEHEIDELINEIDEKIDLKISHSLEEFLTKFATIIFSIICTKKKISLGRIMMSEGPKDGGLLGRAFLDQILNKIDLVLINFLKRDEIKAQLNPKFQAKFVAKCFMQSVIGVYYYDALILNEEPKLSKKEREEHVALYVELFLNGVIKKQN; from the coding sequence ATGGCGATCTCAGAAAAAGGCAAAAAACGATACGAACTCATCGTAAAAACAGCGCTTGAGCTATTTTTGAAAAATGGCTATGAAAAAACTAGCCTAAGCGATATCGTCGCAATTAGTGGTGGCTCTCTAGCTAGCATTTATACATTTTTTGAAAACAAAGAGGGGCTTTTTAAAGCGATCATCGAGCATGAGATAGATGAGCTTATAAACGAGATCGATGAGAAGATAGATCTTAAAATTTCTCATAGCTTAGAGGAGTTTTTAACCAAATTTGCAACCATCATCTTCTCTATCATCTGCACCAAGAAAAAAATCTCACTTGGCAGGATAATGATGAGCGAGGGCCCTAAAGATGGCGGACTTTTGGGCAGGGCATTTTTGGATCAAATTTTAAATAAGATCGACCTTGTGCTTATAAATTTCCTCAAAAGAGATGAGATAAAAGCCCAGCTTAATCCAAAATTTCAAGCCAAATTTGTCGCAAAGTGCTTTATGCAGAGCGTGATCGGAGTTTATTACTACGATGCACTTATATTAAACGAAGAGCCAAAACTTAGCAAAAAAGAGCGTGAAGAGCACGTTGCTTTGTACGTTGAGCTATTTTTAAATGGCGTCATTAAAAAGCAAAATTGA
- a CDS encoding DUF2314 domain-containing protein: MGFFKKIFGKQIDLGEQMPIYFVSSDEDYMQRAFEQARESFKYFWRELYWERRRIVPGLDYAMVKICFLDTINGEEVGEHMWINDVEFDGDTIYGTLVNEPDTVQNVKVGDQVSAKIDEMSDWLFAIGGRAYGGFSVQAMRSRMQKDELAEHDAAWGLDFGDYNDILVVFEQKEHPENLIEHPMSKNMTEQFENYAKEHPSVATDADEFGYTQLHHEAIAGNLNFVNLLLKYGADKNARTKSGKTAADFAENLGWEHIAKVLR; encoded by the coding sequence ATGGGCTTTTTTAAGAAAATTTTTGGCAAGCAAATAGACCTTGGCGAGCAAATGCCGATCTATTTTGTAAGTAGCGACGAAGACTACATGCAGCGCGCATTTGAGCAGGCTCGTGAGAGCTTTAAGTATTTTTGGCGTGAGCTTTACTGGGAGCGCCGCAGGATCGTGCCCGGGCTTGACTATGCGATGGTAAAAATTTGCTTTCTTGACACCATAAACGGCGAAGAGGTGGGCGAGCACATGTGGATAAACGACGTGGAGTTTGACGGAGATACGATATATGGCACGCTTGTAAATGAGCCTGACACCGTGCAAAACGTGAAAGTCGGCGATCAAGTAAGTGCGAAGATAGATGAGATGAGCGACTGGCTTTTTGCCATTGGTGGGCGCGCATACGGCGGATTTAGCGTGCAGGCGATGCGATCACGCATGCAAAAAGATGAGCTAGCCGAGCATGACGCAGCTTGGGGGCTTGACTTTGGCGATTATAACGACATTTTGGTAGTTTTCGAGCAAAAAGAGCACCCAGAAAATTTGATCGAGCATCCGATGAGTAAAAATATGACCGAGCAGTTTGAAAACTACGCAAAAGAACACCCAAGCGTTGCCACAGACGCCGATGAGTTTGGATATACGCAGCTTCACCACGAGGCGATCGCTGGGAATTTAAACTTTGTAAATCTACTGCTGAAATACGGCGCTGATAAAAATGCCCGCACGAAAAGTGGCAAAACAGCGGCTGACTTTGCTGAAAATTTGGGTTGGGAGCACATCGCAAAGGTGCTTAGGTAG
- a CDS encoding DNA-binding protein, giving the protein MQKLAVNEAAEILGITKEAVYNRIRRGSLKTVIENGTKFVILDEEPSSEKPTKTAPKSTKSKSQNDEFVSYLLNELNELKSLNLNLQADKDRLFKEKEQMLIERKNEILQIYKDRDEKLMQFLNAMQRPLLAPKNESAASEVAIDAQIEDESKWINLSEYLKELNLKPKATKKISEKIIKAIHHSKFIKFKRGVILVRRHKNLKELIGEI; this is encoded by the coding sequence ATGCAAAAGCTAGCTGTAAATGAAGCTGCAGAAATTTTAGGCATAACAAAAGAAGCAGTCTATAATAGAATTCGCCGAGGCTCGTTAAAAACGGTCATTGAAAATGGCACTAAATTTGTCATCCTTGACGAGGAGCCAAGTAGCGAAAAACCCACAAAAACCGCCCCAAAAAGCACAAAATCTAAATCCCAAAACGACGAGTTTGTAAGTTACTTGCTAAATGAGCTAAATGAGCTAAAGAGCTTAAATTTAAATTTGCAAGCCGACAAAGATAGGCTTTTTAAAGAAAAAGAGCAGATGCTCATCGAGCGAAAAAATGAAATTTTGCAAATTTATAAGGATAGAGACGAGAAGCTCATGCAGTTTCTAAACGCCATGCAAAGACCGCTTTTAGCACCTAAAAACGAAAGTGCCGCAAGCGAAGTGGCGATAGATGCGCAGATAGAGGACGAGTCAAAATGGATAAATTTAAGCGAATATCTAAAGGAGTTAAATTTAAAACCAAAAGCGACAAAAAAGATCAGTGAAAAGATAATAAAAGCGATACATCACTCCAAATTTATCAAATTTAAACGCGGCGTGATACTTGTTAGAAGACATAAAAATTTAAAAGAGTTGATAGGAGAGATATGA
- a CDS encoding efflux RND transporter periplasmic adaptor subunit, with protein sequence MLKFKSFLVLSAAVFFFSGCFESGDKKAAAGRQMPTSHVDIFVAQKADVPISFDYTATVTSNQDVIIYPKVSGTIIKQFFKPGDKVKAGDKLFLIDPEKYQASFDSLDAAVGVANANLKNAETEFKRISALYKKNAVSQKDYDAAVAAYDIANATLVSAKATLKNAKIDLGYTTITAPFDGVVGDNKVDVGSLVTASQTQLVRLTKINPIEADFYIADVDNLSRKANLDNGAWQQLNSEAVLNLNNENFTGKVTFIDNVVNTATGSVLAKASFDNSEGKILPGAFGHINMSGFVQKNAFNIPQVALQQSATNSYVLVVKDGKVSQKNVKTSYQTKDMVVVTEGLEEGDKIIVNNFLKIGVGAPVETDKDLSANFLNKDANATSSK encoded by the coding sequence ATGTTGAAATTTAAAAGTTTTCTTGTGCTTTCAGCTGCCGTTTTTTTCTTTTCTGGCTGCTTTGAAAGTGGCGACAAAAAGGCTGCTGCAGGCCGCCAGATGCCAACATCTCATGTTGATATATTTGTTGCACAAAAAGCAGATGTGCCTATTAGCTTTGACTACACAGCCACAGTTACAAGCAACCAAGATGTCATCATCTATCCAAAAGTTAGCGGCACGATCATAAAGCAGTTTTTTAAGCCAGGCGATAAGGTAAAGGCTGGAGATAAGCTATTTTTGATAGATCCGGAAAAATATCAAGCCAGCTTTGACTCGCTTGACGCAGCTGTTGGCGTGGCAAATGCAAATTTAAAAAATGCTGAAACTGAGTTTAAAAGAATTTCTGCCCTTTATAAGAAAAATGCAGTCTCTCAAAAAGACTACGACGCAGCCGTTGCAGCTTATGACATCGCAAATGCAACTTTAGTAAGCGCAAAAGCAACTTTAAAAAATGCCAAGATCGATCTTGGCTATACAACTATCACGGCTCCATTTGACGGCGTAGTGGGCGATAATAAAGTCGATGTTGGCTCACTTGTAACAGCAAGCCAAACCCAGCTTGTAAGACTAACAAAGATAAATCCGATCGAGGCTGACTTTTACATCGCAGACGTGGATAATCTAAGTAGAAAAGCAAATTTAGATAACGGCGCTTGGCAGCAACTAAATAGCGAGGCTGTCTTAAATTTAAACAATGAAAATTTCACTGGCAAAGTGACATTTATAGATAACGTCGTAAATACCGCAACTGGCAGCGTTTTGGCAAAGGCTAGTTTTGATAACAGCGAAGGTAAAATTTTACCAGGTGCGTTTGGTCATATAAATATGAGTGGATTTGTGCAAAAAAATGCCTTCAACATCCCTCAAGTTGCCCTTCAACAAAGTGCCACAAACTCTTATGTTTTAGTCGTAAAAGATGGCAAAGTAAGCCAGAAAAATGTTAAAACTAGCTACCAAACAAAGGATATGGTCGTAGTGACTGAGGGCCTTGAAGAGGGCGATAAGATAATAGTTAATAACTTCCTTAAAATCGGAGTTGGCGCACCAGTTGAAACTGACAAAGACTTAAGCGCAAATTTCTTAAACAAAGATGCAAACGCTACAAGTAGCAAGTAA